Genomic segment of Acinetobacter larvae:
ACGATTGGCGTGCCAAATATGAAGTACTTCCGGGTAAAGAAAACGTTGTTGCGGAATTAAAAAAACTGGCATCGCAAGTCGATGAAGTCTATCTGGCAACGGATTTGGACCGCGAAGGGGAAGCGATTGCTTGGCATTTAAAAGAAGTGATTGGTGGCGATGATACCCGTTATCAACGTGTGGTTTTTAACGAAATTACCAAAAACGCCATTCAAGATGCCTTTAAACACCCAGAACGTCTCGATACCAATAAAGTCAATGCACAGCAAGCACGTCGTTTCTTGGACCGTGTTGTTGGCTTTATGATTTCACCGCTGTTGTGGGAAAAAATTGCACGAGGTTTGTCCGCAGGACGTGTGCAATCGGTTGCGGTCAAATTGGTGGTCGAGCGTGAACGTGAAATTCGGGCATTTATTCCTGAAGAATATTGGCAAGTCTTTGCAGACACTGAAAGTGAAGCGGCGCAAATTCGACTCGAAGCGGTGAAGCAAGCGGGCAAAACGCTCAAGCTAAAAAACAAAGCACAGACCGATGCGTTATTGGCAATTTTAAAAGATGCCAATTACGTGGTGAGTCAACGTGAAGACAAACCCACGAAAGTCAATCCCAGTGCGCCTTATATCACCTCAACCTTACAACAAGCTGCCAGTACGCGTTTAGGCTTCTCGGTCAAGAAAACCATGATGTTGGCACAGCGTCTGTATGAGGCTGGTTTTATTACTTATATGCGTACCGACTCCACCTTCTTAAGCGACGATGCGGTCAATATGGTGCGCAGTCATATTGAAAAAGAGTACGGCGAGCGTTACTTACCGACCAAGCCAAATCGTTATGGCAATAAAGCCAATGCACAAGAAGCGCATGAGGCAATTCGTCCATCCAATGTGGCACTCAAGGGTGATCAACTTACGGGTACAGAGCGTGATGCACAGCGGTTATATGACTTAATTTGGCGTCAGTTTGTGGCATGTCAAATGACCCCTGCGGAGTACTTATCGTCTACTCTTTTGGTGACAGCTGCAGATGTGGAACTCAAAGCCAAAGGACGTACGCTAGTTTTTGATGGCTTTACCAAAGTGCGCGGTGCCAATAAATCAGATGATGATGTATTGCTGCCAGCAGTTAAAGTCGGTGAGCCGTTAAAGCTCAATAAACTTGATCCTTCTCAGCACTTTACTAAGCCACCAGCACGTTTTACCGAAGCATCCTTGGTCAAAGAACTGGAAAAACGCGGCATTGGTCGACCATCGACTTATGCGGCGATTATTTCGACCATTCAAGATCGTGGCTATGTTAAATTAGAAAACCGTCGTTTATTTGCCGAAAAAATGGGCGAGATCGTCACAGATCGCCTCGATGAGAGTTTTAATAATTTAATGAATTATGCTTTCACCGCAGATTTGGAAGGGCAACTGGATAAAGTCGCTGCGGGCGATCGGAACTGGAAAGAATTGCTAGATAGCTTCTATGGTGATTTTAAAAATCGCCTCAGTACCGCGCAAAGTGAACAAGGTATGCGTCGCAATGTGCCAGTAGAAGTTGAAGCAGTACATTGTCCTGAGTGTGACCGTGCCATGCAAATCCGTACTGGCACAACAGGTGTGTTTCTCGGTTGTTCCGGTTATAACTTGCCTCCGAAAGAACGTTGTAAGGGCACGCTCAACCTAACACCAGTAGAGTCTTTGGCGGTGTTGTCTGATGACGATAGTGCTGAAACAGCGGACCTGATGTCGAAAAAACGTTGTCCATGTTGTAGTACGGCAATGGATAGCTATGTTATTGATGGTGGTCGAAAGCTGCATATCTGCGGTAATAACCCAGACTGCGATGGCTATGAGCTGGAGCAAGGTGAGTTTAAAATTAAAGGCTATGATGGTCCGACCATTCCATGTGATAAATGCGATGGCGAAATGCAGCTCAAAACTGGACGTTTCGGACCATATTTTGCATGCATGCAATGTGAAAATACACGTAAAGTCTTGAAGAATGGTCAGCCTGCGCCACCACGTGTTGATCCGATCAAAATGGAACATTTGCGTTCAAGTAAGCATGATGACTATTTTGTATTGCGGGATGGCGCTGCGGGGCTGTTTTTAGCAGCCAGTAAGTTCCCGAAAATTCGTGAAACACGCGCACCTAAAGTTGCGGAGCTGCGTACAGTAGCCGCACAGCTTGATCCCAAATACCAATTTTTACTCGAAGCCCCTGATTGCGATCCAGAAGGTAATCCAACGATCGTGAAGTTTAGCCGTAAGCAACAAGTACAATATGTTGCTTCAGAAAAAGACGGTAAAGCGACCAAGTGGAGTATCTTTTATCAAAATGGTCAATGGGTTGATGCCTAAACTTTAATACTTAAGTTAATGCTGCATAGTGGGTTGGTTTTTTAACGAAGTACTTTCTTCCGCTGTCTTTTCTCACTCAAAAAGCTCACATGGTTGAGCTTTTTGAGTTTTATGTTCTGATCTGAATAGCTGTATCTGCTACAAGCTTTGCAGTTAATGTGTTAAGTTGAATAAAAATAAAATATAAAAACTTGATATTCATGGTTATATTTTATGGCTGTGCTTTTTTTGTGATGTGCTCTGTTCATTTTTAATTACTTTTAATCGTTAAATTTTCAAGGTAGTTTCAAGTGAATAAGATTTCTTTCACAACCCAAAGGAGCATCGTTATTGCTATGAAAGAATTAAACCCAGCACAAATCGAATGGGTATCTGGTTCAGGTATTTTCTCAGATGCAATCAGCAATATTGCTGGTGAAATTGGCGGTCAAATTGGTGGTCAGTTGGCAGGTGCATCTGGTAATAAAGAGCTGGCAACGTCTGTAGGAAAATACATTGGTAGTGGCATTGCCAATCTCGGTTTACAGATTGGTAAAACCATTAGTTCAGCTATCTTTTCATCACTTAAACCTTCCATTTCAAATATTTCCTCTGGAGCGAGCTAAGTCATCTTCTCCGTAGGATATTGCGTATTTTGTTTAACATTGTTTTATGGTTTCATCCGTCATATAGCTTAAGACTGAGCACTGCTCTTGGTCTGACTCAAACTGCTAGACAGTTGCTGCGGCATGCTGTTGCTATCAGTATTTTGATCATTTGAATAGAGTATGCTTGGGCATGCTCTATTTTTGTTTATGTTGTTTTTTCAGCAGCTGCGGCATCATCTCATCTCATCTCATCTCATCTCATCTCATCTCATCTGGTCGAGTATTGCCTGCCATGTATCGTTTTACCTTTTAATACTCTATGAGCAATAACAAGCTTTGCAGATGGTCTGCATTTGTACCGAAAAAGCATTACAGTGTGCTGCAAATATTTTGGTTAGGTTTAAAACATAATAAGCAACCCATACGCTGAAGACTGATGTCTGACCAAGATCCCGCCAATTCGATCTTTCGTAAAGAAGCTCTACAAGCCAATCGTAGCCGTTGGCATGCTAAGGCATTACTGGTCTCGGATTTACCGAGTACGGCCTTTGCGGTATTTGCAGTGTTGGTGTTATGTGTGCTGATTCTCTTTGTAGTCTTTGGGCAGTTTTCCCGACGTGTCAATGTACAAGGTGAGGTGGTGAGTTTCCCGCAACCCGTGAATGTGACTGCACCACAAGCAGGGCATATCATCAAGCTTGCACATAATACCGGGCAGTCTGTCGCGGCGGGTGATGTATTGATGCATTTAGATGTGAGTCGCAATAGTACAGCAGGAAATATTAGTCATGCTTCGGTCGACAGCATTCGGCAACAGATCTCAGATCATCAGGCGATGATGGGTTTACTCGAACACAATAAACAGCGCTCTTTGGTCGCGATGCAACAACAATTGGCGCAATACCGTCAAGTTCATCAGCGTGGCATACAACGTTTTTATGCTGCGCAAGTGGGGTTGAAAGAAATGCAGGACATCGCGAAAGATTATGCGCAATATCTTAAACAAGGACTGGTGAATCGGGAACAAGTCAATAATTTACGGCATTTATCTTATGAACGACAGACAGCAGTGGAGAATATCAGTGCCCAGCTTCTGCAATATGTTCTAGAAATCAATGAGCTAGAAAAGAAAATACAAACTGTTGTCAGCGATTTTGATCGACAAATTTTAGAACAGCAAGTGCAAGCCAAAGCATTGCAGAGACAACTCGCAGAAATTGCTGCAACAGATATTCTGGTGGTTAAGGCACCTCGAGCAGGTTATATCGAAAACATCATTGCTAGCGTGGGGCAGGTGGTACAGGCTGGTGATGCATTATTGCAATTATCAGCCGGATCTAAAGCACCGCATCGGACTTTCAGTGTGGTGCTCTGGTTACCCAATAGCGTACTGCCATATATTCGGGTGGGTGATCCAGTCAACTTGCGCTATGACGCTTTTCCTTATGAAAAATTTGGACAATTTCAGGCGGTTATTCAGCAAGTGTCGAAGGTGCCTGCCTCAAGCAATGAGTTAGCCAAATATGCTAGTGCGCCGAAAGATCAACAGGTCGCATTGTATAAAATTCAAATTCAACCCAGACATAAACATATCGAATGGCAAGGTCAAACCTTGCAATTGCACGCAGGTATGCAAGTGCAAGCGATATTATTTTTAGAAAAACGTCCGCTATATCAATGGGTTTTTAGTCCTTTTTACAGTCTTTCACAACGGATTGCTGGAGCAGACACATGACTAAAAAAACTGCGACAGATTTAAAGAATAGACTGTATTTAAGCTTTCGTGCACGCGTTCCCCAGCTTTTACAAACAGAACTCGCGGAGTGTGGTTTGGTCTGCCTGCTGATGATTTGCCGTTATTACCGCAAAGATATCGATTTACTGAGCTTAAGGCAGCATTATGATATTTCTGTACAGGGAATGAACTTGGCTCGCTTGATAGAAATAGCCAGTCAACTTAAGTTCAGTTCGCGAGCACTTTCGCTAGATTTACATGAATTAAATCAACTAAGAACTCCCTGTATTTTGCATTGGGATCTCAATCATTTTGTGGTGTTGGTTGCGGTAAAACACAATAAGGTCATTGTGCATGATCCAGCATTTGGGCGAAAAGTCTTGCGTCTGACAGAGCTTTCACAACA
This window contains:
- the topA gene encoding type I DNA topoisomerase translates to MAKAPQSTPDNNTVKANTGAKRALVIVESPAKAKTINKYLGSQYIVKSSVGHVRDLPTGASKSTEKKPATRARLTEEEKKVKAWNSLVNRMGIDPEHDWRAKYEVLPGKENVVAELKKLASQVDEVYLATDLDREGEAIAWHLKEVIGGDDTRYQRVVFNEITKNAIQDAFKHPERLDTNKVNAQQARRFLDRVVGFMISPLLWEKIARGLSAGRVQSVAVKLVVEREREIRAFIPEEYWQVFADTESEAAQIRLEAVKQAGKTLKLKNKAQTDALLAILKDANYVVSQREDKPTKVNPSAPYITSTLQQAASTRLGFSVKKTMMLAQRLYEAGFITYMRTDSTFLSDDAVNMVRSHIEKEYGERYLPTKPNRYGNKANAQEAHEAIRPSNVALKGDQLTGTERDAQRLYDLIWRQFVACQMTPAEYLSSTLLVTAADVELKAKGRTLVFDGFTKVRGANKSDDDVLLPAVKVGEPLKLNKLDPSQHFTKPPARFTEASLVKELEKRGIGRPSTYAAIISTIQDRGYVKLENRRLFAEKMGEIVTDRLDESFNNLMNYAFTADLEGQLDKVAAGDRNWKELLDSFYGDFKNRLSTAQSEQGMRRNVPVEVEAVHCPECDRAMQIRTGTTGVFLGCSGYNLPPKERCKGTLNLTPVESLAVLSDDDSAETADLMSKKRCPCCSTAMDSYVIDGGRKLHICGNNPDCDGYELEQGEFKIKGYDGPTIPCDKCDGEMQLKTGRFGPYFACMQCENTRKVLKNGQPAPPRVDPIKMEHLRSSKHDDYFVLRDGAAGLFLAASKFPKIRETRAPKVAELRTVAAQLDPKYQFLLEAPDCDPEGNPTIVKFSRKQQVQYVASEKDGKATKWSIFYQNGQWVDA
- a CDS encoding HlyD family secretion protein; amino-acid sequence: MSDQDPANSIFRKEALQANRSRWHAKALLVSDLPSTAFAVFAVLVLCVLILFVVFGQFSRRVNVQGEVVSFPQPVNVTAPQAGHIIKLAHNTGQSVAAGDVLMHLDVSRNSTAGNISHASVDSIRQQISDHQAMMGLLEHNKQRSLVAMQQQLAQYRQVHQRGIQRFYAAQVGLKEMQDIAKDYAQYLKQGLVNREQVNNLRHLSYERQTAVENISAQLLQYVLEINELEKKIQTVVSDFDRQILEQQVQAKALQRQLAEIAATDILVVKAPRAGYIENIIASVGQVVQAGDALLQLSAGSKAPHRTFSVVLWLPNSVLPYIRVGDPVNLRYDAFPYEKFGQFQAVIQQVSKVPASSNELAKYASAPKDQQVALYKIQIQPRHKHIEWQGQTLQLHAGMQVQAILFLEKRPLYQWVFSPFYSLSQRIAGADT